The following are encoded in a window of Shewanella psychrotolerans genomic DNA:
- a CDS encoding paraquat-inducible protein A produces the protein MSQRSKWLQLLVILIALALLIPGVSLPMLSLDGHADKSQFAQTSIELMTEDSETRGLLGSLSAFLGFNQLEGQVEIYHKHRSILGTVQDLMQSGNLLVGLLIVTFSVIIPTLKLLAQAVLIFAKGSTATMLTRIIDAIGKWSMADVFVVAIIVSYLAGNAKGQMGELIVMHAQLEIGFWFFTGYCLFAIASNMMMSKPKQP, from the coding sequence ATGTCACAACGGAGTAAATGGCTACAGTTACTCGTTATTCTCATCGCCTTGGCACTACTTATACCCGGTGTCAGCCTGCCGATGTTAAGTTTGGATGGCCACGCAGACAAATCCCAATTTGCCCAGACCAGCATAGAGTTAATGACGGAAGATAGTGAAACACGCGGTCTGCTCGGCTCGCTATCAGCCTTCCTCGGCTTTAACCAGCTGGAGGGCCAGGTGGAAATTTATCACAAGCACCGCAGTATACTGGGAACAGTGCAAGACCTGATGCAAAGTGGTAACCTGCTGGTAGGGCTCTTAATTGTCACCTTCTCTGTCATTATTCCTACCCTCAAGCTACTGGCGCAAGCCGTTCTGATTTTCGCTAAGGGCAGCACGGCGACAATGCTAACGCGCATTATCGACGCCATAGGCAAATGGAGCATGGCTGATGTATTTGTGGTCGCCATCATTGTCAGTTACCTCGCTGGTAACGCCAAAGGTCAGATGGGTGAATTAATAGTGATGCACGCCCAACTAGAAATCGGCTTCTGGTTTTTCACAGGCTATTGCCTATTTGCCATCGCGTCCAACATGATGATGAGCAAGCCGAAACAGCCATAG
- the radC gene encoding RadC family protein — protein sequence MHNKFINQTTSHWPTTALQVLESAASIIAEKLNHQDVFTNPQSTKDFLTYKLGGYEREVFGVMMLNSQHQLIEFRELFFGTIDAASVYPREVVKAVLEVNAAAVIFSHNHPSGVSEPSQADKLITKKLTEALGLIDVRVLDHIIVGKSPVSLAERGLI from the coding sequence ATGCACAACAAATTTATCAATCAAACAACGTCACATTGGCCCACGACAGCCCTTCAAGTGCTTGAGAGTGCTGCGAGTATCATTGCAGAAAAACTGAACCATCAGGATGTGTTCACTAACCCTCAGAGCACAAAGGACTTCCTTACTTACAAGTTAGGTGGTTATGAGCGAGAGGTATTTGGGGTGATGATGCTCAACAGTCAACATCAGCTCATAGAGTTTCGTGAATTATTCTTTGGCACCATTGACGCTGCCAGTGTTTATCCAAGAGAAGTAGTGAAAGCCGTACTTGAAGTAAATGCCGCTGCAGTGATCTTTTCTCACAATCACCCTTCCGGTGTATCTGAACCATCTCAAGCAGATAAGCTCATCACTAAGAAGCTCACCGAAGCCTTAGGGTTAATTGACGTGCGAGTCTTAGACCACATAATTGTGGGTAAATCCCCGGTCTCACTGGCGGAAAGAGGTCTAATTTAA
- a CDS encoding DUF2787 domain-containing protein, with protein MTISIDTNQRPAMPAPFYQLLTQELINTNPKDANAITLYFRDPDYSPQRGGFHPVEVRLEKQVDHWRLVYVTDFAFHGHDSPELIKDIDICFNSKQVYSSIGGWINHDEGADLIELFSDNFTSYHHMNVYQVQIALG; from the coding sequence ATGACAATTTCAATTGATACCAATCAAAGACCCGCTATGCCGGCCCCTTTCTATCAGTTACTAACACAAGAGTTAATTAACACTAATCCAAAGGACGCAAATGCCATCACCTTGTACTTTAGAGATCCTGACTACTCACCTCAGCGAGGTGGATTTCATCCTGTTGAAGTGAGGCTTGAGAAACAAGTTGATCACTGGCGATTAGTTTACGTGACTGATTTCGCTTTTCATGGGCATGACTCCCCAGAGCTAATCAAGGATATCGATATCTGCTTTAACAGTAAGCAGGTCTATAGCTCGATTGGCGGATGGATAAATCATGATGAAGGAGCAGACCTGATTGAACTATTTAGCGACAACTTCACCAGCTATCACCATATGAATGTTTATCAGGTGCAAATTGCACTGGGATAA
- a CDS encoding helix-turn-helix transcriptional regulator, translating to MRLIKLKAVMDCTGLGRSTIYNYIADETFPKPVSLGARAVAWVESEVQDWILERIEERDGQD from the coding sequence ATGAGACTAATTAAACTGAAAGCAGTAATGGATTGTACTGGCCTAGGGCGCTCAACTATTTATAACTACATTGCAGATGAGACCTTTCCAAAACCAGTAAGTCTAGGCGCAAGGGCTGTTGCTTGGGTTGAAAGTGAAGTGCAAGATTGGATTTTAGAAAGGATAGAAGAGCGGGATGGTCAAGATTAA
- a CDS encoding anti-phage-associated DUF499 domain-containing protein: MIKTVKQACRFNPVIQDYRMSQGIENLADLITDAGDGGDFFSRNFVTHGMEQLFREGMLRLSGKSDQAVFELTQAMGGGKTHMMIALGLLAKHAHLRPSVLPADLNNRLDFGNARIAAFNGRNNPDNYIWGEIATQLGAADEIKDYWVNGPKSVDQQKWKDIIGDTPTLIMIDELPPYLDNASTQVYGSGTLANMVVYSLSALMSAALELPNCCIVIANLTGSYKAQTKALADSISNLQQETRRQSMTITPVQLSGNEIYEILKKRLVDEMPDESVINEIAEEYAQQIKKAEDGGYIIASSIEQIAEQIRETYPFHPSFKHLVALFKENEGFRQTRGLMQFTARLLKSVDQRTTDDVFLIGTQHLDLNDEQVKDEIERISPKLVPAVTRDIADKGDAIAEAIDAEQSNDAATQLMTLLLASSLSRAVGGRIGLSESEIIEFLAAPNRKADEFLDAIKNLREHAWYLHREDQRFFIKETENLSRQIERNAKEIPQPKIDTALINRLKGILQPNKRNAYQEVQILPRMDELKLTGPRVLIVIKPDGKVPPSELINFFEFQQEKNNLLVLTGQDSLMAEAVEERLRELYAIERINERLKAGDTLYEEARDRLEEAEGRFTKALSAAYNTILFPGIDEIDGSERLLKVTIDNGLKVGEGDQSAEAQIEKLMADPRANYKLAADLKDKFSEFFALAEYELWPSGANNRRTPWKDVVSKAKCNPGWPWMPGSSGMDTLKTEALKQGRWRLGEDGYIEKGPFPKEKTSVNVSLLSTNPDTGESHLSLTPRNAGESPVIYYSTKPEVTEADAQVEDLESFSSTQGTLYFLVKDPSGKYEVGPITRWLADLKIRHQVEPLADKRKITLQCTPSAQMFYTLDGSNPKDGKAYDAPFEIGTDAARLLVYAKSGEANKTADFPIPHSGDKTVQVDDTKPARLNSTKRVPLDSTDKVFGVINRFRDQTSTKFKGVRIEIGEGENTVGIRFGERQVTAAMIENTINSLREVLKEADAQVTISVKDGIEFENGFEAKEFAKLVGIELKPGDVSQDE; encoded by the coding sequence ATGATCAAGACGGTTAAGCAGGCATGTCGCTTTAATCCTGTAATTCAGGATTATAGAATGAGCCAAGGAATAGAGAACTTGGCTGACCTCATCACCGACGCAGGTGACGGAGGAGATTTCTTTTCAAGAAACTTTGTCACACACGGTATGGAGCAGCTATTCCGTGAAGGCATGTTAAGGTTATCTGGTAAATCTGATCAAGCTGTTTTCGAACTAACCCAAGCAATGGGTGGTGGTAAAACCCACATGATGATCGCCTTAGGATTGCTCGCAAAGCATGCTCACTTGCGACCTAGTGTTTTACCAGCAGACCTCAATAACCGCTTAGATTTTGGTAATGCACGCATTGCTGCTTTCAATGGTCGAAATAATCCTGATAATTATATCTGGGGTGAAATAGCCACACAGTTAGGTGCAGCAGATGAGATAAAAGACTATTGGGTAAATGGTCCAAAATCAGTTGATCAACAAAAATGGAAAGACATTATTGGTGATACACCAACGCTAATAATGATCGACGAGTTACCGCCATATTTAGACAATGCAAGCACCCAAGTTTACGGTTCAGGCACATTAGCTAATATGGTTGTTTACAGTTTAAGCGCATTAATGAGTGCAGCTCTAGAGCTTCCTAACTGCTGTATCGTTATTGCTAATTTAACTGGCAGCTATAAGGCACAAACCAAAGCATTAGCTGATTCAATCTCGAATCTTCAGCAAGAAACTCGCCGTCAATCAATGACCATTACCCCAGTGCAATTATCAGGTAATGAGATTTATGAAATTCTGAAAAAGCGATTAGTTGATGAGATGCCTGATGAGTCCGTCATTAATGAGATAGCCGAAGAATATGCTCAGCAAATTAAAAAAGCAGAGGATGGCGGCTACATCATTGCATCCAGTATTGAGCAAATTGCAGAACAAATTCGTGAAACGTATCCGTTCCACCCCTCTTTTAAACACTTAGTTGCGTTATTCAAAGAAAACGAAGGGTTCCGTCAAACTCGTGGTTTGATGCAGTTTACTGCCCGCTTACTTAAAAGCGTTGATCAAAGAACAACTGATGATGTCTTCTTAATAGGAACTCAGCACCTTGATTTGAATGATGAACAAGTCAAAGACGAGATAGAGCGGATTTCACCTAAGCTAGTCCCAGCGGTTACTCGTGACATTGCTGATAAAGGCGATGCGATAGCAGAGGCAATCGATGCTGAACAAAGTAATGATGCTGCAACTCAGCTAATGACGTTATTACTTGCATCTTCATTATCTCGTGCTGTAGGTGGTCGTATTGGTTTATCTGAAAGTGAAATTATTGAGTTCTTGGCTGCCCCTAATAGAAAAGCCGATGAGTTTCTTGATGCGATAAAAAACCTGCGTGAACATGCATGGTACCTACACCGCGAAGATCAACGCTTTTTCATTAAAGAAACGGAGAATTTATCTCGTCAAATTGAGCGTAATGCCAAAGAAATTCCTCAACCGAAAATAGATACTGCTTTAATTAATCGCTTAAAAGGGATATTGCAGCCAAACAAGCGTAATGCTTATCAGGAAGTGCAAATATTGCCACGTATGGATGAGTTAAAATTAACTGGACCACGTGTATTAATCGTCATAAAGCCCGATGGAAAAGTACCGCCTAGCGAATTGATTAATTTTTTTGAGTTTCAGCAAGAAAAAAATAACTTATTGGTACTAACAGGCCAAGATAGTTTAATGGCCGAAGCGGTTGAAGAGCGCTTGCGCGAGCTTTATGCAATAGAGAGAATCAATGAGCGCTTAAAAGCTGGTGATACCTTGTACGAAGAAGCGCGAGACCGCCTTGAAGAGGCTGAAGGTCGTTTTACTAAGGCACTATCAGCTGCATACAACACCATTTTATTCCCAGGTATAGACGAAATAGACGGTTCAGAGCGTTTACTAAAAGTCACTATCGACAATGGCTTGAAAGTAGGTGAAGGTGATCAATCAGCTGAAGCGCAGATTGAAAAATTAATGGCAGATCCTCGCGCAAATTATAAGTTAGCCGCAGATCTAAAGGACAAATTTAGTGAATTCTTTGCCTTGGCAGAATATGAATTATGGCCATCGGGCGCAAACAACCGACGTACTCCATGGAAAGATGTTGTAAGTAAAGCCAAGTGTAATCCTGGTTGGCCGTGGATGCCTGGAAGTAGTGGCATGGATACGCTTAAAACTGAAGCATTAAAACAAGGTCGCTGGCGCTTGGGTGAAGATGGCTATATTGAAAAAGGTCCATTCCCTAAAGAAAAAACCAGCGTTAATGTTTCTTTGCTTAGTACTAATCCAGACACTGGAGAATCACATCTCAGTCTAACACCGCGCAATGCTGGTGAAAGCCCTGTGATTTATTATTCAACTAAACCTGAAGTAACAGAAGCTGACGCACAAGTCGAAGATTTAGAAAGTTTCAGCTCAACGCAAGGCACATTGTATTTTTTAGTAAAAGATCCAAGTGGCAAATATGAAGTAGGTCCTATAACGCGTTGGTTGGCTGATTTAAAAATTCGCCATCAAGTAGAACCGCTAGCAGACAAACGTAAGATCACCTTGCAATGCACCCCAAGTGCGCAAATGTTTTACACCTTAGATGGCTCCAATCCAAAAGACGGTAAAGCTTATGATGCGCCGTTTGAAATTGGCACTGACGCTGCCCGCTTGCTCGTTTATGCAAAATCAGGTGAAGCCAACAAAACAGCAGATTTTCCAATACCGCATAGTGGTGACAAAACTGTACAAGTAGATGATACCAAGCCTGCACGGTTAAACAGTACTAAACGAGTGCCGCTTGATAGCACAGACAAAGTATTTGGTGTGATCAATCGTTTTCGAGATCAAACGTCAACCAAATTCAAAGGCGTTAGAATAGAGATTGGAGAAGGCGAAAATACCGTAGGTATTCGATTTGGTGAGCGTCAGGTTACTGCCGCCATGATAGAAAACACTATTAACAGCTTACGCGAAGTACTAAAGGAAGCGGATGCTCAGGTTACTATCTCAGTTAAAGACGGTATTGAGTTTGAAAACGGCTTTGAAGCTAAAGAATTCGCAAAATTAGTGGGTATTGAATTGAAACCTGGCGATGTCTCTCAAGATGAATAA
- a CDS encoding inovirus Gp2 family protein: MALRHCDNKNLVLLNGSVFNGVAVNHNYQLIENHLCSIQRVIGYSLEDHRRTFVVRVDLHLPARPDCVDYPMEFDTNVISRFMASLKAQVEADLLRKMQQGIRVHPCTVRYVWVKERNDALQDHYHVALFFNRDRYFNLGDYNQLGNNLSTKITKAWASALRREAFQAAPLVHFPKDTPYYTLDINAVTFHQDYQSVFNRLSYLAKVDTKHYGDRTHSFGCSRK; the protein is encoded by the coding sequence ATGGCTTTAAGACATTGTGATAACAAGAACTTAGTTTTACTTAATGGTAGTGTGTTTAATGGCGTAGCCGTTAATCATAACTATCAGTTAATCGAGAACCACTTGTGCTCTATTCAACGTGTTATTGGATACTCACTAGAAGATCATAGAAGAACCTTTGTGGTTCGAGTTGATCTACATTTACCAGCAAGACCTGATTGTGTTGATTATCCAATGGAATTCGATACTAACGTTATCTCACGTTTTATGGCTTCGCTTAAAGCTCAAGTCGAAGCAGACTTACTGAGGAAGATGCAGCAAGGTATTCGGGTGCATCCATGTACTGTCAGGTACGTATGGGTCAAAGAAAGGAATGATGCTCTACAGGATCATTATCATGTAGCATTATTCTTTAATCGGGATAGGTACTTTAATCTAGGGGATTATAATCAGCTTGGTAATAATCTCAGTACTAAAATCACTAAGGCCTGGGCTAGCGCGCTACGTAGAGAAGCATTTCAAGCCGCACCACTTGTTCACTTCCCGAAAGATACACCGTATTACACTTTAGATATCAATGCTGTTACTTTCCATCAGGATTATCAATCTGTATTCAACAGGCTTAGCTACTTGGCTAAAGTCGATACCAAGCATTATGGTGATCGTACTCATTCATTTGGCTGTAGTCGCAAATAA
- a CDS encoding acetyl-CoA hydrolase/transferase family protein, with product MAPIICNSALEAVSLIESGETLWTHSMGATPKLLLDALAEHALTIQDLTLLQLHTECAESLSDPRLKGHIRHRCFFGGLPTRLLLQQGDADYVPIFLSEVPKLFRSGEQPIDTAIVQVSPPDKHGICSLGISVEATLAACQMAKKIIAHINPMMPRTHGDGFIHYNKFAAVYEQSMPLPQHPLAASDVTSLAIGQNVAKLVCDGDCLQMGIGAIPDAVLSCLTEHKDLGIHTELFSDGVLNLVELGVINNSRKKVHPGKLVTGFALGSQRLYDYVDDNPSVIFMDIEQVNDTSIIRKNPNVMAINSALQVDISGQICADSLGTRIYSGVGGQMDFIRGAGLSEGGRSVIALPSTAARGSVSRITTVLSPGAGVVTTRAHVHYIVTEYGIANLRGKSLRERARALIDIAHPDFREQLCQETFDMWGLSV from the coding sequence ATGGCCCCCATTATCTGTAATAGTGCTTTAGAAGCGGTATCGTTAATTGAAAGTGGCGAAACCTTGTGGACTCACTCCATGGGGGCGACACCTAAGCTGTTGCTCGATGCGCTCGCTGAGCATGCCTTAACGATTCAAGACTTAACCCTGTTACAGCTGCATACTGAATGCGCCGAATCACTTAGCGATCCACGCTTGAAAGGCCACATTCGTCACCGTTGTTTCTTCGGTGGCTTACCGACGCGATTATTATTGCAACAGGGCGATGCCGACTATGTGCCGATATTCCTCTCTGAGGTGCCCAAGCTTTTTCGTTCTGGCGAGCAGCCCATAGATACTGCTATCGTCCAAGTTTCTCCACCGGATAAACATGGTATCTGCTCATTAGGGATCTCGGTTGAGGCCACCTTAGCCGCCTGTCAGATGGCGAAAAAGATCATCGCTCACATCAACCCTATGATGCCGCGTACTCATGGTGATGGATTCATTCACTATAATAAATTTGCTGCTGTGTATGAGCAGAGTATGCCGTTGCCACAACATCCACTCGCTGCCAGCGATGTTACTAGCCTAGCGATAGGTCAAAATGTGGCTAAGTTAGTCTGTGATGGCGACTGTTTGCAGATGGGCATTGGTGCGATCCCTGATGCGGTACTCTCTTGTCTAACAGAGCATAAAGATCTTGGTATTCATACTGAGCTGTTTTCCGATGGCGTGCTGAATCTGGTCGAGCTTGGGGTGATTAACAATAGTCGTAAAAAAGTGCATCCAGGTAAATTGGTCACAGGGTTTGCGCTCGGAAGTCAGCGGCTTTATGACTATGTTGATGACAACCCATCGGTGATCTTTATGGATATTGAGCAGGTCAATGACACTTCTATTATCCGTAAGAACCCCAATGTGATGGCAATAAACTCGGCGCTGCAAGTGGATATATCCGGGCAGATCTGTGCCGACTCGCTTGGTACTCGTATCTATTCAGGTGTCGGTGGTCAAATGGACTTTATTCGCGGCGCAGGCCTCTCTGAAGGTGGCCGCTCGGTGATCGCACTGCCAAGTACCGCTGCGCGAGGAAGTGTCTCACGTATCACCACAGTGCTGTCACCCGGTGCAGGCGTGGTCACTACCAGAGCCCACGTTCATTATATCGTCACCGAATATGGTATCGCTAACCTGCGGGGTAAATCACTGCGCGAGCGTGCCCGCGCGTTAATCGACATCGCGCATCCCGATTTCAGAGAGCAGCTCTGCCAAGAAACTTTCGATATGTGGGGATTAAGCGTTTAG
- a CDS encoding helix-turn-helix transcriptional regulator, translated as MNTLQPTSKHFQLMKIQQVMKVTCLARSTVYKYCADNNFPKPIQLGKRNAAWVESEIKEWIEQKMLQRAQPR; from the coding sequence ATGAATACTCTACAACCAACATCTAAGCACTTTCAGCTGATGAAGATACAACAAGTCATGAAGGTGACTTGCTTGGCTCGCTCAACCGTATACAAGTACTGTGCAGACAACAACTTTCCCAAACCGATTCAACTTGGCAAAAGAAATGCTGCCTGGGTAGAGAGTGAAATAAAAGAGTGGATTGAGCAGAAGATGCTTCAACGAGCACAGCCTCGTTGA
- a CDS encoding anti-phage-associated DUF3780 domain-containing protein, which yields MAKVKTSTEQAAAKHPTLGFGVPASSDPHHFKVIIPKANSGKIEIREHLGLQAQSEELSVIDRVILDRPCWSAIRAEVQRAFNARLKSYGLKTSSWQVGENVVDRLLGKELCVLAWAVEGMDIDNIPVAIRNWLALQPEERWWLFGMTAMSTGGIEDRDVGWRIALRHALGDIVQTEQVERSQTSNTTASALLKSAGTKPQSSNDESTELLTTNDVKESSPGYEVSVTEDDTNSLPSDESTHQVLSTENDLFLFEAKQAKAAGHPVGEMSKPEFLVTKGSTANIAQAKSLRPAIRDLRQKLVDDGVFVKDGDIYSFTCEYQFKSPSAAACVIAGNPRSGMDAWRDLKGRSLKELGFGKK from the coding sequence ATGGCAAAGGTGAAAACATCCACAGAACAAGCGGCGGCTAAACACCCAACGCTGGGCTTTGGAGTGCCTGCATCGAGTGATCCTCATCACTTTAAGGTCATTATTCCTAAAGCCAATAGCGGAAAAATTGAAATTCGTGAACATCTTGGGTTACAAGCACAAAGCGAAGAATTGTCCGTAATTGATCGCGTTATTCTCGATCGCCCTTGTTGGTCGGCAATTCGTGCGGAAGTTCAGCGTGCTTTTAATGCGCGCTTGAAAAGCTACGGCTTAAAAACCAGCTCTTGGCAAGTAGGTGAAAATGTTGTTGACCGTTTACTAGGCAAAGAACTTTGTGTACTAGCTTGGGCAGTTGAGGGTATGGATATTGATAATATCCCTGTAGCAATACGCAACTGGTTAGCACTTCAACCTGAAGAGCGCTGGTGGCTATTTGGCATGACGGCCATGAGTACTGGAGGTATTGAAGATCGTGATGTCGGCTGGCGCATTGCTTTGCGTCATGCACTTGGTGATATTGTACAAACAGAGCAAGTAGAACGCAGCCAAACATCTAATACTACTGCTAGCGCTTTATTGAAATCAGCAGGTACAAAACCACAGTCATCCAATGATGAAAGCACAGAGTTACTGACAACTAATGACGTAAAAGAATCGTCACCTGGTTATGAAGTTTCAGTAACTGAGGATGACACCAATTCATTGCCATCCGATGAATCAACTCATCAAGTTCTATCCACTGAAAATGACTTGTTTTTGTTTGAAGCAAAGCAGGCTAAAGCCGCTGGGCATCCAGTAGGTGAAATGAGTAAACCGGAATTTTTGGTTACAAAAGGCTCTACTGCCAATATTGCACAAGCTAAATCACTGCGTCCAGCCATAAGAGACCTTCGTCAAAAGCTTGTAGATGATGGCGTGTTTGTAAAAGATGGCGATATATATTCATTTACCTGTGAGTACCAATTTAAAAGTCCAAGTGCTGCTGCTTGTGTGATAGCAGGCAACCCACGTAGCGGTATGGATGCATGGCGAGATCTAAAAGGCCGCAGCCTCAAAGAACTTGGTTTTGGCAAAAAGTAA
- a CDS encoding tyrosine-type recombinase/integrase, whose product MPEVQAVKDHDTVKLISFLLEKQFSQQLADVWNIGLNLALRISDLLSIKFDDIQDDRLIIRESKTGKLANIKLNSTTLERIARIRQEHPNHIYLFQSYRNQRSKTVKPAPLSRRYVCRALAMVGEEIKLALGTHSMRKTRGYHLYQNTKDIGRVMKMLRHSSEGVTLRYIGIEQDDVDQDFQELEL is encoded by the coding sequence ATGCCAGAGGTTCAAGCAGTTAAAGATCATGATACGGTTAAACTCATTAGCTTCTTGCTTGAGAAACAGTTTAGCCAACAACTTGCTGATGTGTGGAATATCGGCCTAAACCTAGCGTTACGCATCTCTGACCTACTTTCAATTAAGTTTGATGATATCCAAGACGACAGGTTAATCATCCGTGAGTCCAAAACAGGTAAACTCGCTAACATTAAACTCAACTCGACAACCCTTGAGCGTATAGCACGTATTCGCCAAGAACATCCTAACCATATCTATCTTTTTCAATCCTACCGTAATCAACGATCTAAGACCGTGAAGCCTGCACCGCTTTCTCGGCGTTACGTTTGTAGAGCACTAGCGATGGTAGGTGAAGAAATAAAACTAGCCCTAGGTACACACTCCATGAGAAAGACCAGGGGCTATCATCTCTACCAAAACACTAAAGATATCGGTCGTGTAATGAAGATGCTCAGACACAGCTCTGAGGGCGTTACATTGCGATACATCGGCATTGAGCAGGATGATGTCGACCAAGACTTTCAGGAGCTTGAATTATGA